In one Nicotiana tomentosiformis chromosome 6, ASM39032v3, whole genome shotgun sequence genomic region, the following are encoded:
- the LOC104090064 gene encoding dof zinc finger protein DOF3.1-like, with amino-acid sequence MNMQNPSIYSEIKPQFPEQEILKCPRCDSINTKFCYYNNYNLSQPRHFCKNCKRYWTKGGTLRNIPVGGASRKNTKRSSTSSSIKRSSTTSSSAAHPKSEPFSIPNVAAFDQNSSIQGPFSSLLTSNGPEIGNLFEALNTNGSNSGLVSGSDAAPQSENNNTDEYLCPVQNSEDSSCWNGSNDWTDDLAIYSAPGSSFQ; translated from the coding sequence ATGAATATGCAAAACCCATCAATATATTCAGAGATCAAGCCTCAATTTCCAGAACAAGAAATCTTGAAATGTCCTAGATGTGACTCAATTAACACAAAATTCTGTTACTATAACAATTACAACCTTTCTCAGCCACGTCACTTTTGTAAGAACTGTAAAAGGTATTGGACTAAAGGAGGTACTTTACGAAACATTCCAGTTGGTGGCGCCTCTCGCAAAAACACTAAACGTTCTTCTACTTCTTCAAGTATTAAACGCTCCTCAACGACGTCGTCTTCAGCAGCACATCCAAAGTCAGAGCCTTTTTCTATACCTAATGTTGCAGCTTTTGATCAGAATAGTTCAATTCAGGGGCCTTTTAGTTCGCTTTTGACATCAAACGGGCCGGAGATTGGGAATTTGTTTGAAGCTTTGAATACCAATGGGTCCAATTCGGGCCTTGTCTCGGGCTCAGATGCAGCACCTCAAAGTGAGAATAACAATACAGATGAATATTTGTGCCCTGTTCAGAATAGTGAAGATTCTAGCTGTTGGAATGGTAGTAATGATTGGACTGATGATCTTGCTATTTACAGTGCTCCAGGTTCAAGCTTTCAGTAA